A window of the Vicia villosa cultivar HV-30 ecotype Madison, WI unplaced genomic scaffold, Vvil1.0 ctg.001440F_1_1, whole genome shotgun sequence genome harbors these coding sequences:
- the LOC131635185 gene encoding uncharacterized protein LOC131635185: MFKSWSKKNKIKAVFKLDFQATQVPKMKKSALMVSLVPDDVGKTTVKLEKTAVQDGTCLWENPVFEPVKLVRDLKSGILHEKIYHFIVSTGSSKSGYLGEASVDFADFLTETEPVTVSLPLKFANSGVVLHVTIQNVEGYAAERNGEDNGSVGLHNDGTLRHQLSYGSTDESYNLDENESLAKSRSEYSEQNASNGISPKVASWDDPHSFRQNSMPPRGSVETNATQNQVHKRSNTGWSMGSASDGSLGDWTNSAEENIPRERLQEPSGNAAENLKNEIASLKRQAELSELELQALRKQVEKESSRGQNLSRQINGLRDERDSLKTKYEQLRSQQSFNGVNNETKASKTMKSDIENCRIQIEALKEELVYEKETSGNLQLQLLKTQNSNSELLLAVTDLEEMLEQKNKEILDLSSKMKSQKIAKEHDIDTELDALRQKIAEQNIEIENCGKQREELSVLLKELTLEYDILENENADISLKLKQDEAQHIMLQNEHSASLVTIQQLESQVKRLEEKIEIQEDEFSSSLVSIKELENDVKSLEKELRLQADKYKEDLHALQSAKTEQEERAIQAEESLRKTRHNNAIASERLQEEYKSLSVEMACKVEENEKMIAKEVAEADELRNHNKLMEETLQKCNQELRLITDQHETKVEELLKQINSKDKTIEQMSRELEVKTKELEGAQRLRDEKDDTFSKKIQLLEIQHKEIKHSLQKEQVDKENMKKHISQLEGELKKKEAELSAMEKKLKNNKGRGAALHMNLTSRDNEAAKGNVKKSKSEMHKGIDAASTAAISKSEESEAERLSKELLKEVEVLKGKNTTMETELKEMEERYSEISLKFAEVEGERQQLVMAVRNLKNGKKN; the protein is encoded by the exons atgttcaaATCATGGAGCAAGAAAAACAAGATCAAAGCTGTCTTCAAATTGGATTTTCAAGCAACCCAg GTTCCGAAGATGAAAAAGTCTGCACTGATGGTATCATTGGTGCCAGATGATGTTGGAAAAACAACGGTGAAATTAGAGAAAACTGCTGTACAAGATGGGACTTGTTTATGGGAGAATCCAGTTTTTGAACCGGTTAAACTTGTTAGGGATTTAAAATCTGGAATTCTCCATGAAAAAATCTACCATTTCATTGTTTCAACT GGTTCTTCGAAATCTGGCTATTTGGGAGAAGCTTCggttgattttgctgattttttaaCAGAAACTGAGCCTGTTACTGTTTCTCTACCATTGAAGTTTGCCAATTCAGGCGTAGTTTTACAT GTAACCATTCAGAATGTTGAAGGATATGCTGCTGAAAG AAATGGGGAAGATAATGGATCTGTGGGACTTCATAATGATGGAACCTTGAGACATCAACTGAGCTATGGCAGTACAGATGAAAGTTACAATCTTGATGAA AATGAGAGCTTGGCCAAGAGTAGATCTGAGTATTCGGAACAGAATGCATCTAATGGCATCAGTCCTAAGGTAGCTTCATGGGATGATCCTCATAGCTTCAGACAGAACTCGATGCCACCAAGAGGGTCAGTTGAGACCAACGCAACTCAAAATCAAGTGCATAAGAGGTCGAATACAGGATGGTCAATGGGTTCAGCATCAGACGGAAGTTTAGGCGACTGGACAAACAGTGCGGAAGAGAATATTCCAAGAGAAAGATTACAAGAGCCTTCAGGCAATGCGGCTGAAAATCTCAAAAATGAAATTGCTTCTCTGAAGAGGCAGGCAGAACTATCGGAACTTGAGTTACAAGCACTTCGGAAGCAGGTAGAAAAAGAAAGCAGTCGGGGACAGAATttatcgagacaaatcaatggaCTCAGAGACGAGAGAGATTCGCTCAAAACTAAATATGAGCAACTCAGGTCGCAACAGAGCTTCAATGGTGTAAATAATGAGACTAAAGCCTCTAAAACGATGAAGTCTGATATTGAAAATTGTAGGATTCAGATAGAGGCATTAAAGGAAGAGCTTGTTTATGAAAAAGAAACGAGTGGAAATCTTCAATTGCAACTGCTGAAAACACAGAACTCAAATTCTGAACTTCTTTTGGCTGTGACAGACCTTGAAGAAATGCTGGAACAAAAGAACAAGGAAATATTGGATCTATCGTCCAAAATGAAATCTCAAAAGATTGCTAAAGAGCATGATATTGACACAGAATTAGATGCTTTGCGGCAGAAAATTGCAGAACAGAATATTGAAATAGAGAATTGCGGTAAGCAACGCGAGGAGCTAAGCGTGCTTTTAAAAGAGCTCACATTGGAGTATGATATTCTTGAGAATGAAAATGCAGATATATCTTTGAAATTAAAGCAAGATGAAGCACAACACATCATGTTACAAAATGAGCACTCGGCTTCTTTAGTTACGATACAACAACTTGAATCTCAAGTAAAGAGACTTGAAGAGAAGATAGAGATACAGGAAGATGAATTTTCATCATCTTTGGTCTCCATCAAGGAACTTGAAAATGATGTTAAGTCTTTGGAGAAAGAACTGAGATTACAAGCAGATAAATACAAAGAAGATCTCCATGCCCTGCAAAGTGCAAAAACCGAGCAGGAAGAACGGGCCATACAAGCGGAAGAGTCACTGAGAAAAACAAGACACAATAATGCTATCGCGTCTGAACGTCTTCAGGAGGAATATAAATCACTTTCTGTTGAAATGGCATGCAAAGTTGAAGAGAACGAAAAGATGATCGCGAAAGAAGTTGCAGAAGCTGATGAACTGCGGAACCACAACAAGCTTATGGAAGAAACGCTCCAGAAATGCAATCAAGAGCTCAGGCTTATTACAGATCAACATGAAACGAAAGTGGAAGAGCTCTTGAAACAAATAAATTCTAAAGACAAAACAATAGAACAGATGTCACGAGAGCTAGAAGTGAAGACAAAAGAACTCGAGGGTGCACAAAGGCTCAGGGATGAAAAGGATGATAcattttcaaagaaaattcaattgCTTGAGATCCAGCACAAGGAAATAAAACACAGTTTGCAGAAAGaacaagtggacaaagaaaatatGAAGAAACATATATCTCAATTAGAAGGAGAGCTTAAGAAGAAAGAAGCAGAACTAAGTGCTATGGAAAAGAAGCTCAAGAATAACAAAGGACGAGGTGCAGCTTTACATATGAATCTGACTTCAAGAGACAATGAGGCTGCTAAGGGTAATGTTAAGAAGTCAAAATCAGAAATGCATAAG GGAATTGATGCTGCAAGTACTGCTGCTATTAGCAAGTCTGAAGAAAG TGAGGCTGAACGCCTTTCAAAGGAATTATTGAAAGAAGTGGAAGTTCTAAAGGGAAAGAACACGACTATGGAAACAGAACTGAAAGAAATGGAAGAAAGATATTCAGAGATTAGTCTGAAATTCGCAGAGGTAGAGGGAGAAAGACAACAACTTGTTATGGCCGTACGCAATCTCAAGAACGGTAAGAAGAACTAG